The proteins below come from a single Corylus avellana chromosome ca3, CavTom2PMs-1.0 genomic window:
- the LOC132175059 gene encoding cysteine-rich receptor-like protein kinase 10: MIKMTSFKLSTALVFLSSMVTFLNLTIHDVAAQNYLKHVCGNTTVAQNSIYSSNINSLLSSLSSQATGNIAFYNTTVGQTTSSPVYGLFNCRGDVTADMCRRCVLNATQKLSSKCSTEKVALTWYDECMVRYSNESIFSTVALTPRLNMYNTQNMTDQDRFNRQVNTTLTQLATEASNFPIGVKKFGVKAEKFSEFQNLYTLVQCTRDLSGTDCNSCLQAAINRLAICCSGSQGARTLYPSCNVGYELYLFYDVPTAPTRATPPAAALPPPISGKNKISRVTIISIVVPIAACVLLLALAYCFLTRRAGKKFNAVKREKSKKSDHIQIYQDGVFGAMMKVISCPIPFFPCLF, from the exons ATGATTAAAATGACTTCCTTCAAACTCTCCACCGCCCTTGTGTTCCTGTCTTCCATGGTTACCTTCCTCAACCTGACCATTCATGACGTAGCTGCCCAAAATTACCTCAAGCACGTCTGTGGAAACACAACCGTCGCCCAAAATAGCATCTACAGTTCCAACATCAACTCCCTCCTCTCCTCCCTCTCCTCCCAAGCCACCGGAAACATCGCATTCTACAACACCACCGTCGGCCAAACCACCTCCAGCCCCGTATACGGTCTCTTCAACTGCCGTGGAGATGTCACTGCTGACATGTGCCGAAGATGCGTGCTCAACGCAACCCAAAAGCTCTCCAGTAAGTGTTCAACGGAGAAAGTTGCTCTTACTTGGTACGACGAGTGCATGGTGCGCTACTCCAACGAGTCTATCTTCTCCACCGTGGCCCTAACCCCTAGACTGAACATGTATAACACACAGAACATGACCGACCAGGACCGGTTTAACCGGCAAGTAAACACCACTCTGACCCAACTGGCAACTGAGGCTTCCAACTTTCCGATCGGCGTTAAGAAGTTCGGGGTCAAGGCAGAGAAGTTTTCCGAGTTTCAAAATCTATACACCCTCGTACAGTGCACACGTGACCTGTCCGGCACCGACTGCAATAGTTGTCTTCAGGCTGCTATTAACCGTCTTGCTATTTGTTGCAGTGGAAGCCAAGGGGCAAGAACTCTGTATCCTAGTTGTAATGTTGGGTACGAATTGTACCTCTTCTACGATGTACCCACAGCGCCCACGCGGGCCACTCCTCCTGCAGCAGCTCTTCCACCTCCTATTTCAG gaaaaaacaaaatctcaagGGTAACAATAATTTCCATTGTTGTTCCAATTGCTGCCTGTGTTTTGCTACTCGCTCTGGCCTACTGTTTCCTAACTAGGAGAGCAGGAAAGAAGTTCAATGCTGTAAAGAGAGAAAAGTCTAAGAAATCCGATCACATCCAAATTTATCAAG ATGGTGTATTTGGAGCAATGATGAAGGTAATATCTTGCCCAATTCCTTTCTTTCCCTGTTTGTTctaa
- the LOC132175281 gene encoding cysteine-rich receptor-like protein kinase 10: MTTLFVLSLLIAFLSRTRTEAAATYLAHVCPNTTTFTANSTYQSNLNHLLGSLTSNATRTTGFYNTTASAGNSVDTVYGLFLCRGDLSPDACRDCAADATKDVVDRCPNEKVAVAWYDECMLRYSNQDIFSSMVTDPSILMWNTQNISEQNQFALLVRTTMNDLASGVSNLGPGAKKFGTKEANFTALQTLYTLAQCTADLSGSDCNRCLQIAISNVVGCCGGKLGARALFPSCNARFEIYPFYQSVATVPPPPGTVSTPKGKDKISAVTIIAIVVPISVFGVLCVMGYCFLTRRARKKYNAVQEENAANDITTVESLQFDLATIETATNMFSDDNKLGEGGFGVVYKGILPINGQEIAVKRLSRTSGQGKEEFKTEVILVAKLQHRNLVRLLGFCLQGEEKILVYEFVPNKSLDYFLYEPASQEQLNWSSRYNIIGGIARGLLYLHEDSRLRIIHRDLKASNILLDGDMNAKISNFGMAKIFGVDQTQGNTSRVVGTFDYMAPEYAMHGQFSVKSDVYSFGVLILEIISGKKVSSFYQSNGDEDLLSYAWKQWTDETPLKVLDPNLGNSYSREQVIRCLHIGVLSIQDDPADRPTMASIVLMLSSQSISMPSPLRQPAYFLHSRIEEKPLVEQESDQSTSKSVPLSVNEASITELYPR, translated from the exons ATGACGACCCTTTTTGTCCTCTCCTTGCTGATCGCCTTCCTTAGCAGAACCCGAACTGAAGCTGCTGCAACTTACCTCGCCCATGTCTGCCCAAACACCACCACTTTCACCGCCAACAGCACCTACCAATCCAACCTCAATCACCTCCTCGGCTCCCTCACCTCCAACGCCACCCGCACCACGGGGTTCTACAACACCACCGCGTCGGCTGGGAACTCCGTCGACACGGTCTACGGCCTCTTCCTCTGCCGGGGCGATCTCTCCCCCGACGCCTGCCGAGACTGCGCTGCCGACGCAACCAAAGACGTGGTCGATCGCTGCCCCAATGAGAAAGTGGCCGTGGCTTGGTACGACGAGTGCATGTTACGCTACTCAAATCAGGATATCTTCTCCAGCATGGTCACCGACCCAAGCATTTTGATGTGGAACACACAGAATATATCGGAGCAAAACCAGTTTGCCCTGCTGGTGAGGACAACGATGAACGATTTGGCAAGTGGGGTTTCAAATCTTGGGCCTGGAGCCAAGAAGTTTGGGACGAAAGAAGCGAATTTCACAGCGTTGCAAACGCTCTACACCCTTGCCCAGTGCACGGCGGACCTATCGGGTTCCGATTGCAATAGGTGTCTCCAGATAGCGATATCGAATGTGGTGGGTTGTTGCGGGGGAAAGCTAGGGGCCAGGGCTCTGTTTCCTAGCTGTAACGCTAGGTTTGAAATTTACCCGTTTTACCAGTCAGTAGCAACTGTTCCGCCACCTCCTGGAACAGTATCAACACCCAAAg GAAAAGATAAAATCTCAGCGGTGACAATTATTGCCATTGTCGTTCCGatttctgtctttggtgttCTGTGCGTTATGGGATACTGCTTCCTTACTAGGAGAGCAAGAAAGAAGTACAATGCTGTACAGGAAGAAAATG ctgCTAATGATATTACTACTGTAGAGTCCTTGCAATTTGATCTTGCTACAATTGAAACTGCCACCAACATGTTTTCAGATGATAATAAGCTTGGTGAAGGCGGATTCGGTGTCGTTTACAAG GGTATACTGCCTATTAATGGACAAGAAATAGCCGTGAAGAGGCTGTCGAGAACTTCTGGGcaaggaaaagaagaatttaAAACTGAGGTGATATTGGTAGCCAAGCTTCAACATAGAAATCTTGTAAGGCTGTTGGGATTTTGCTtacaaggagaagaaaagatacTTGTCTACGAATTTGTGCCCAACAAAAGCCTTGACTACTTTCTATATG AGCCTGCAAGTCAAGAACAACTAAATTGGTCGAGCCGTTATAATATTATTGGAGGGATCGCTCGAggacttctttatcttcatgaagattctcGACTTAGAATTATACATCGTGATCTTAAAGCTAGTAACATTTTATTAGATGGAGATATGAAtgcaaaaatttcaaattttggtaTGGCAAAGATTTTTGGAGTTGATCAAACTCAAGGAAATACCAGTAGGGTTGTCGGCACCTT TGATTACATGGCTCCAGAATATGCTATGCATGGACAATTTTCTGTAAAGTCTGATGTGTATAGTTTTGGAGTCCTAATTCTTGAAATTATAAGTGGCAAGAAAGTCAGTTCTTTCTATCAATCAAATGGTGACGAAGACCTTTTGAGCTAT GCCTGGAAACAGTGGACGGATGAAACGCCCTTAAAAGTGTTGGATCCAAATTTGGGAAATTCTTACTCAAGAGAACAAGTCATTAGATGTCTCCATATTGGCGTACTGTCTATACAAGATGATCCAGCTGACAGACCCACAATGGCATCCATAGTTCTCATGCTTAGCAGTCAATCCATTTCTATGCCATCACCTCTACGACAACCAGCATATTTTCTTCATAGTCGAATAGAGGAAAAGCCATTAGTGGAGCAAGAGTCAGATCAATCTACAAGCAAATCAGTGCCATTGTCTGTCAATGAAGCATCGATTACTGAATTATACCCTCGATAG